One segment of Mycolicibacterium baixiangningiae DNA contains the following:
- a CDS encoding DEAD/DEAH box helicase, which translates to MTNSIDAVATSESIKATYRRYLSSLLAVRDTKIDAALRHAIDNTDMLDKGPYLEATPPYAPGAPLSTLIDEGVLAPGFANLASDALPLDRPLYVHQEQAVRKVANGRNIVVATGTGSGKTEAFLFPILDALLREQERGTLGPGVRALLLYPMNALANDQMKRLRQLLADYPAITFGRYTGETETDPLKARELFAELNIGEPILANEILSRQEMRERPPHILLTNYAMLEYLLLRPQDMDLFATGEQSKWRFIVVDEAHVYDGTQGAEIAMLLRRVQDRVSPTHPIQCIATSATVGGDSDPTAVTRFASTLFGQPFEWSQHNPDCQDVVMARRVAAPSGPFWGPLSASDYQALANDADPGAAVLDAALKAGWTKAAEATAATALSHEKSLSIMRATLAKAPRPFTAVARATFDEAEDSAAGLAAMVDLASSLREADGSTPLSARYHLFLRATEGAFTCLSPRGPHVHLARHEVCPDCDAPVFEIGSCKRCGAVHVYGTPTPEGGVLRLRPRKAGSKGVWLVLGDHDGLDDEDETAVVDDNSEVSGDEAKLCTGCGVLAQSNEQSCSACGASELRPVRKLKQRGDEIAGCLVCGARGAATVRGFETGPDASGAVITTALYQNLPIADDPHGALSPGEGRKLLAFSDSRQSAAYFAPYLEDSYGRLQRRRLISQGMLALRADDEEVAVDDVVFKTRAKAAAVKHFPGRMTSQQQTRIVAPWVMAEVLATDDRQSLEGLGLIGVTMYRDPRWRAPMPLLQLGLAEEEAWAFLQELVRTLRQQGAVTMPEDVPPNDEIFAPRLGPIRVRREGPQAIRKVLSWLPGRGTNRRVDYTRRVLAALGKDEDAEALLRGIWEFIVRPEAPVDWLVSSTESGLGQVYQIDHQCLRLRWINATGPAYQCGTCRRVTSFSVRNVCPALGCDGVLDEFAPQEDGDRDHYRTLYRTMNAVPMAAKEHTAQWINTEAAAIQHQFVRGEINALSCSTTFELGVDVGELQAVMLRNMPPSTANYLQRAGRAGRRSGAAALVVTYAMRRSHDLTRFNEPEVMIAGHVRAPYVPLTNVRIDRRHAQSVAMAAFFRWVFESTRRIDRKAGEFFLRQDGNEPSVSLISDFLTPVPPEITEALGRILPPAVGAEMDLAGGSWAKLLIEHVDLVRKELENQVDTMSELEQRASSEGKHALAQRYQRVGKTLRERDLLGFLANRNILPKYGFPVDTVELRTNFGTGKAKGGLLDLSRDLSQAIYEYAPDAEIVAGGNLWTSRGIYRLPHKDLVEYYYHVCKRCGGFRYGIESADEKCQYCGEAAQTAARRLTIPEFGFVAAPEPAKPGSRPPRRTWSGDVHVLAQPPEVRSYTKPMGGGSLLVKAGPRGQLIALADGPNKMGYWICDWCGYGSQRLRSPQKPPKHNHLLKNLPCNGPQRLLDLAHSYETDLLSVDITVFGVYPTHAAWLSTMYAIVEAASETLEIAREDIGGSLTPSGADRWSITLFDAVPGGAGHVLQVEQNLERVLRVALRRVSECECGPETSCYGCLRSYQNQRDHDSLSRGAAEQVLRRLVDNEGTVNEAVTGPVIPDSLPPEWAPTYASAVGAERELVLALAEAGVPRPELGFESPGGIPISFAWPDRSLACDFGLASTERAELESEGWTVVALSELSAALAPAAGQS; encoded by the coding sequence ATGACCAACAGCATTGATGCCGTAGCGACGTCCGAGTCGATTAAAGCGACGTATCGCCGGTACCTTTCGTCGCTTCTGGCAGTTCGTGACACGAAGATCGATGCGGCGTTGCGGCACGCGATTGACAACACCGACATGTTGGACAAAGGGCCCTATCTCGAAGCTACACCGCCCTATGCGCCAGGGGCACCGCTGAGCACCCTTATCGACGAGGGTGTCCTGGCGCCGGGGTTCGCCAATCTCGCAAGCGACGCTCTTCCTCTCGACCGCCCCCTCTACGTCCACCAGGAGCAGGCGGTACGGAAAGTCGCCAACGGCCGAAACATCGTGGTCGCCACGGGAACCGGCTCAGGCAAAACCGAAGCCTTCCTCTTCCCGATCTTGGACGCGCTGCTACGCGAGCAGGAACGCGGGACTCTCGGCCCGGGCGTCCGTGCGTTGCTGCTGTACCCCATGAACGCATTGGCAAACGACCAGATGAAGAGGCTGCGCCAGCTGCTCGCCGACTATCCCGCCATCACATTCGGCCGATACACCGGTGAGACAGAGACTGATCCCTTGAAAGCGCGAGAGTTGTTCGCGGAATTAAATATTGGCGAGCCGATACTCGCAAACGAGATCCTGAGTCGTCAAGAAATGCGTGAACGCCCGCCGCACATTCTGTTGACGAACTACGCGATGCTCGAGTACCTCCTGCTGCGGCCACAGGACATGGACTTGTTTGCGACAGGCGAGCAGTCGAAATGGCGATTCATCGTAGTCGACGAAGCGCACGTGTACGACGGTACGCAAGGTGCTGAGATTGCGATGCTCTTGCGGCGGGTGCAGGACCGGGTTTCGCCTACGCACCCAATTCAATGCATCGCTACTTCTGCGACGGTCGGCGGCGACTCCGATCCGACCGCCGTTACCCGTTTCGCGTCCACCTTGTTCGGCCAACCTTTCGAGTGGTCACAACACAACCCGGATTGCCAGGACGTCGTGATGGCGCGCCGCGTTGCCGCACCTTCGGGTCCCTTCTGGGGACCGCTATCGGCATCGGACTACCAAGCGCTTGCAAACGATGCCGACCCCGGAGCCGCGGTGCTCGATGCAGCGCTTAAGGCGGGCTGGACAAAGGCAGCGGAAGCGACTGCAGCCACCGCGCTTTCGCATGAAAAGTCACTGTCCATCATGCGCGCGACGCTGGCGAAAGCGCCGCGACCGTTTACAGCGGTCGCTAGAGCGACTTTCGATGAAGCGGAAGACAGCGCCGCCGGCCTCGCCGCTATGGTGGACCTAGCAAGCTCCTTGCGAGAAGCTGACGGATCGACACCGCTCTCTGCTCGATACCACCTCTTCTTGCGTGCGACCGAAGGCGCATTCACGTGTTTGTCTCCGCGCGGGCCGCACGTCCACTTGGCCCGCCATGAAGTGTGTCCCGATTGCGATGCGCCCGTCTTTGAGATCGGCTCGTGCAAGCGATGTGGCGCAGTCCATGTCTACGGCACCCCAACGCCCGAGGGCGGTGTACTTCGACTGCGGCCGCGCAAGGCCGGGAGCAAGGGCGTCTGGCTCGTCCTGGGCGACCACGATGGCCTCGATGACGAGGATGAAACAGCTGTCGTCGATGACAACAGCGAGGTCTCGGGCGACGAGGCGAAGCTGTGTACGGGATGCGGTGTCCTTGCCCAGTCCAATGAGCAATCTTGCTCAGCCTGCGGCGCATCGGAACTGAGACCAGTTCGCAAGTTGAAGCAGCGAGGCGACGAGATCGCCGGTTGTCTTGTGTGTGGTGCACGTGGAGCGGCAACGGTCCGAGGGTTCGAGACGGGGCCCGATGCAAGTGGTGCGGTTATTACAACGGCGCTATATCAGAATCTGCCGATTGCAGATGACCCTCACGGCGCTTTGTCGCCGGGTGAGGGACGAAAGCTATTAGCCTTCAGCGATAGTCGGCAATCCGCCGCGTACTTTGCTCCCTATCTTGAGGATTCCTATGGTCGGCTTCAACGCCGCCGGCTGATCTCGCAGGGAATGCTGGCACTCCGTGCAGACGACGAGGAGGTGGCAGTAGACGACGTCGTGTTCAAGACGCGCGCGAAAGCCGCTGCTGTCAAGCATTTCCCGGGGCGCATGACGTCGCAACAGCAGACGCGCATTGTTGCTCCTTGGGTCATGGCCGAAGTGCTCGCCACCGACGACCGCCAGTCCCTGGAAGGACTCGGGCTTATCGGCGTGACGATGTATCGCGATCCTCGGTGGCGCGCCCCAATGCCACTGCTGCAGCTTGGGCTCGCCGAGGAAGAGGCGTGGGCGTTCCTTCAAGAGCTTGTGCGAACCCTCCGCCAACAGGGTGCGGTGACCATGCCAGAAGACGTGCCTCCTAACGATGAAATCTTCGCGCCCCGACTAGGGCCCATCCGTGTGCGGCGCGAGGGTCCGCAGGCAATTCGAAAGGTGTTGTCCTGGTTGCCGGGACGCGGGACCAATCGACGCGTCGACTACACCCGGCGTGTCCTCGCTGCCCTCGGCAAGGACGAAGATGCTGAAGCGCTCTTGCGTGGCATATGGGAATTCATTGTGCGGCCCGAAGCGCCCGTGGATTGGCTAGTCAGCTCGACCGAATCCGGGCTGGGGCAGGTGTACCAGATTGACCACCAGTGTCTGCGGTTGAGATGGATAAATGCAACAGGCCCCGCCTATCAGTGCGGGACCTGCCGACGAGTGACCTCATTCTCGGTCCGCAACGTCTGCCCGGCCCTTGGGTGCGACGGAGTTCTCGACGAGTTCGCGCCCCAAGAGGACGGCGACCGCGATCACTACCGGACGCTGTATCGCACCATGAATGCGGTACCCATGGCGGCGAAGGAACACACGGCGCAATGGATCAACACCGAGGCCGCCGCGATTCAGCACCAGTTCGTGCGAGGCGAGATCAACGCGCTCTCGTGCTCAACGACCTTTGAACTCGGTGTCGATGTCGGCGAACTGCAAGCTGTCATGCTCCGGAACATGCCGCCAAGTACGGCCAACTATCTGCAACGAGCTGGTCGGGCGGGCCGGCGGTCGGGCGCCGCGGCTCTGGTAGTTACCTACGCGATGCGACGGTCGCACGACCTCACAAGGTTCAACGAGCCCGAGGTGATGATCGCCGGACACGTTCGGGCACCTTACGTTCCGCTCACGAACGTACGGATCGATCGCCGACACGCGCAGTCCGTGGCCATGGCCGCATTTTTCCGGTGGGTTTTCGAATCGACGCGTCGCATTGACCGGAAGGCCGGTGAGTTCTTCCTGCGCCAGGACGGAAACGAACCTTCTGTCAGCCTTATTAGTGACTTTTTGACTCCGGTGCCCCCGGAGATCACTGAGGCGCTGGGTCGGATTCTGCCTCCTGCGGTCGGCGCGGAAATGGATCTGGCCGGAGGCTCCTGGGCCAAGTTACTCATTGAGCATGTTGACCTAGTCCGGAAAGAGCTCGAGAACCAAGTCGACACGATGAGCGAGTTGGAACAACGAGCGTCGAGTGAAGGCAAGCACGCGTTGGCTCAGCGTTACCAGCGCGTCGGGAAAACACTGCGGGAGCGTGATCTCCTTGGCTTTTTAGCGAATCGCAATATTCTGCCGAAGTATGGGTTCCCGGTCGATACGGTGGAGCTCCGTACTAACTTCGGGACCGGCAAGGCCAAGGGTGGTTTGCTCGACCTGAGCCGCGATCTGTCCCAGGCAATCTACGAGTACGCACCGGACGCGGAAATCGTTGCCGGGGGCAATCTCTGGACATCCCGCGGAATCTACCGCCTTCCGCATAAGGATCTCGTTGAGTACTACTACCACGTGTGTAAAAGGTGCGGTGGCTTCCGCTACGGCATTGAATCTGCTGACGAGAAGTGTCAGTACTGCGGAGAAGCCGCCCAGACCGCGGCGCGTCGATTGACCATTCCAGAGTTTGGTTTTGTGGCGGCCCCCGAGCCTGCCAAACCTGGCTCACGTCCCCCGCGCCGAACGTGGAGCGGTGATGTGCACGTGCTGGCTCAACCGCCTGAGGTGCGCTCGTACACGAAGCCGATGGGCGGAGGATCCTTGCTGGTGAAGGCCGGCCCGCGTGGCCAACTCATTGCTCTAGCCGACGGACCAAACAAGATGGGCTACTGGATCTGCGACTGGTGTGGATACGGGTCGCAGAGGCTGAGAAGCCCACAGAAGCCGCCGAAGCACAACCATCTTCTGAAGAACCTGCCGTGCAATGGGCCCCAGCGACTTCTCGATCTCGCTCATTCGTATGAGACCGACCTCCTCTCTGTCGATATCACTGTGTTCGGGGTGTATCCCACCCACGCGGCATGGTTGTCGACGATGTACGCGATCGTCGAGGCGGCGTCGGAGACGCTGGAAATCGCCCGCGAAGATATCGGCGGCTCACTGACGCCGTCGGGCGCAGACCGGTGGTCAATCACCTTGTTCGATGCCGTGCCGGGTGGTGCTGGACACGTGTTGCAGGTCGAGCAAAACCTTGAGCGCGTGTTGCGGGTCGCACTCCGCCGTGTCAGCGAATGTGAGTGCGGTCCGGAGACGTCGTGTTACGGATGCCTTCGCAGTTATCAGAACCAGCGCGATCACGACTCCCTGTCACGCGGAGCGGCGGAGCAAGTCCTTCGGCGGTTGGTTGACAACGAAGGCACGGTCAACGAGGCGGTCACCGGGCCGGTGATTCCTGACTCGCTGCCGCCGGAGTGGGCGCCGACCTATGCAAGTGCTGTCGGGGCCGAGCGGGAGCTAGTACTCGCGCTCGCCGAAGCCGGCGTTCCCCGGCCGGAGCTCGGGTTCGAAAGCCCCGGTGGCATTCCGATTTCATTCGCCTGGCCGGACCGTTCCCTCGCCTGCGATTTCGGCCTCGCTTCAACCGAACGTGCTGAGCTCGAATCCGAGGGCTGGACGGTTGTTGCGCTTAGCGAGCTGTCGGCTGCCCTAGCGCCAGCTGCAGGTCAGTCGTGA
- a CDS encoding oxygenase MpaB family protein, whose protein sequence is MPTAFRYPPTGRRTRLSNTARKLGIDLLPDDTVAQRFIDGLSEGDPTAERFVAETYHGDLGARKARDLVEQAQQHGIDTIDDAPDSMRELFAEFEQLPGWLDPDLLEQGAAVWRRWAYALGALGNAGTNDTYTEGWLAVPLSLSGGYAGDRALHRYLETSKWWIEVCRPGALLTPNSPARNISLHVRIMHVSVRDRVRHHPEWDATRWGLPISQSAMLLTLLGGSVAPALGLFALGHLTSPQEMRAVLHFNRYCGHLVGVRCDGYFPETVADAWRILFLADSARSYDSARSGTELVESFVPAFEPTPAHKGLARIRAEYHYRVQAGYLGLYMLPWNRRRYRLPSALPGIALLLAKAPLIAALELTRRLSPQVDRRWQLANLRRWERWLEWQSAGRAATFEAAAPLRR, encoded by the coding sequence ATGCCGACCGCGTTCCGCTACCCGCCCACCGGCCGCCGCACCCGGCTCTCGAACACCGCACGCAAGCTCGGCATCGACCTCCTCCCCGACGACACCGTCGCCCAGAGGTTCATCGACGGCCTCAGCGAAGGCGACCCCACCGCCGAACGCTTCGTCGCCGAGACCTACCACGGTGACCTCGGCGCCCGGAAGGCCCGCGACCTCGTCGAGCAGGCGCAACAACACGGCATCGACACCATCGACGACGCACCCGACTCCATGCGCGAGCTCTTTGCGGAGTTCGAACAGCTCCCCGGTTGGCTCGACCCCGACCTCCTCGAACAGGGCGCAGCCGTCTGGCGCCGCTGGGCCTACGCGCTCGGCGCCCTCGGTAACGCCGGCACCAACGACACCTACACCGAGGGCTGGCTCGCCGTCCCCCTGAGCCTGAGCGGTGGCTACGCCGGCGACCGGGCGCTACACCGCTACCTCGAAACGTCGAAGTGGTGGATCGAGGTCTGCCGCCCCGGCGCCCTGCTCACTCCGAACTCCCCCGCCCGCAACATCTCTCTGCACGTGCGCATCATGCACGTGAGCGTCCGCGACCGCGTCAGACACCACCCCGAATGGGATGCCACCCGCTGGGGTCTGCCGATCAGCCAGTCCGCCATGCTGCTCACCCTGCTCGGCGGCAGCGTCGCCCCCGCCCTCGGCCTGTTCGCGCTCGGGCACCTCACCTCACCGCAGGAGATGCGCGCCGTCCTGCACTTCAACCGCTACTGCGGCCACCTCGTCGGCGTCCGGTGCGACGGGTACTTCCCCGAAACCGTCGCCGACGCCTGGCGCATCCTGTTCCTGGCCGACTCCGCCCGCAGCTACGACAGTGCGCGCAGCGGCACCGAACTCGTCGAATCCTTCGTTCCCGCGTTCGAGCCGACCCCGGCGCACAAAGGCCTCGCCAGAATCAGAGCCGAGTACCACTACCGGGTACAGGCGGGTTACCTCGGTCTCTACATGCTGCCGTGGAACCGTCGCCGCTACCGCCTGCCGTCGGCCCTGCCCGGCATCGCGCTTCTCCTCGCGAAGGCCCCGCTCATCGCGGCCCTCGAACTCACCCGGCGCCTCAGCCCGCAAGTAGACCGCCGTTGGCAGCTCGCCAACCTCCGACGGTGGGAACGCTGGCTCGAATGGCAATCGGCCGGTAGAGCCGCCACGTTCGAAGCCGCGGCGCCGCTACGCCGCTGA
- a CDS encoding WXG100 family type VII secretion target: protein MLPSRPTLKGWNPDALATSADAVGAAAESVEGSVKGIGSACGRMPETRAWEGRSHESASAMFGRANGDATKLSEYAHAVASALRTGSSAIGGARSYFCVRPRPLTQGR, encoded by the coding sequence ATGCTGCCGTCACGTCCCACCCTGAAGGGTTGGAATCCCGACGCGCTCGCCACGTCGGCAGACGCAGTCGGAGCTGCAGCCGAATCGGTCGAGGGTTCGGTGAAGGGGATCGGCAGCGCGTGCGGTCGGATGCCGGAAACCCGGGCCTGGGAGGGGCGTTCCCATGAGTCGGCGAGCGCCATGTTCGGGCGAGCGAACGGAGATGCCACGAAGCTGTCCGAGTATGCCCATGCTGTCGCATCGGCACTGCGGACGGGAAGCTCGGCGATCGGCGGAGCCAGGTCGTACTTCTGCGTAAGGCCGAGGCCATTGACGCAGGGCCGCTGA
- a CDS encoding AAA family ATPase, whose amino-acid sequence MLAGREQELHYLTAALSDAQAGHGRVVVLRGEAGVGKSALLSVTVAAATDMTVLRTRGVEAETDLPFAALHRLLRPALHHIDRLPQPQADALRTAFGIQSGRADDRFVLSLAVLNLIAELADERPVLCAIDDTHWLDTASADALTFTARRLDAERAAMVLAARDGATNHLQLDDLPTLHLTPLGLSAATQLLRAEVGSGVHPDVCVRLATAAGGNPLALVELARALSLDQLTGRQPLPAPLPVTAQIESTFLQQVRRLPPDTQRMLLAAAADDTGRLATVLAAARRLGVDDTALGAAERSDILRVADGGVNFRHPLLRSAIYQGATFSDRQAAHRALADALNEGSEPDRRAWHLAAAAAGPDADIADALEDAASRADRRGAFAAAASALERSAELAPDADQRAQRLSQAAERAWRANQHDRAARLLDRAAAVPTTPAVRSTTEYLRGMAQLAAGMSTSAYRIVRDAAEGLAATDPVGALQLLLFAAEAASNATDVDALVSVGSLASELRSGDTARERFFVDILTGTADHFAGRPAGAVAPLRRAIAAAADFTEPPLLMVAGRAGLYVGDDEAAHHFSSLAVELARVAGEIGLIPVAGARAGLADILAGRWAAGEAAATEAVGLADAIGQPTIAGHGLACLALHAAVRGHVEQCQAYAERVLALAASRPMSFVEDWVRWALGVTELARERPRSAFERLRDIRHPVVIVFSTLDRIESAARADEPDTAQRWITELDDYATASEQPWALARLAHGRALLADMPDAQGYFDAALEHHRSANRPFERARTQLEYGASLRRTRRRTAAREHLQAAFDTFDALGADPWSERAQVELRACGQSVRKRDDTASQKLTPQETQVAGFVAQGLTNADVAAKLFLSRRTIDFHLRNVFTKLGVTSRTELARVLADVTTP is encoded by the coding sequence GTGCTGGCCGGCCGCGAACAGGAACTCCACTACCTGACGGCTGCCCTTTCGGACGCCCAGGCCGGACATGGGCGCGTCGTCGTCCTGCGCGGCGAGGCCGGAGTCGGCAAGTCCGCATTGTTGAGTGTGACAGTCGCCGCCGCCACCGACATGACGGTGCTGCGCACCCGCGGCGTCGAAGCCGAAACCGACCTGCCGTTCGCCGCCTTGCACCGGCTGCTGCGCCCCGCGCTCCACCACATCGACCGCTTACCGCAGCCCCAGGCGGACGCTCTACGTACCGCGTTCGGCATACAGTCCGGGCGCGCCGACGACCGCTTCGTCCTGTCTCTGGCCGTCCTCAACCTGATCGCTGAACTCGCCGACGAGCGGCCCGTGCTCTGCGCCATCGACGACACTCACTGGCTCGACACCGCCTCCGCCGACGCGCTGACATTCACGGCCCGCCGCCTCGACGCCGAACGGGCGGCCATGGTGCTCGCCGCCCGCGACGGTGCCACGAATCACCTGCAGCTCGACGACCTGCCGACGCTGCACCTGACGCCGCTGGGCCTGTCGGCGGCGACCCAATTGCTGCGCGCCGAGGTCGGCAGCGGCGTTCATCCCGACGTCTGCGTACGCCTCGCAACCGCCGCAGGCGGCAACCCGCTCGCCTTGGTCGAGCTGGCCCGCGCGCTGAGCCTCGACCAGCTCACCGGACGCCAACCACTTCCCGCACCGCTGCCCGTCACCGCACAGATCGAAAGTACGTTCCTGCAACAGGTTCGGCGCCTGCCGCCCGACACGCAGCGGATGCTGCTCGCCGCCGCCGCCGACGACACCGGCCGGTTGGCCACCGTCCTGGCCGCCGCCCGTCGCCTCGGCGTCGACGACACCGCGCTGGGTGCCGCCGAACGCAGCGACATCCTGCGCGTCGCCGACGGCGGTGTGAACTTCCGGCATCCGCTGCTGCGCTCAGCCATCTACCAGGGCGCCACGTTCAGCGACCGGCAAGCCGCGCACCGGGCGCTGGCCGACGCACTCAACGAGGGTTCGGAACCTGACCGGCGGGCCTGGCACCTGGCCGCGGCAGCGGCGGGGCCCGACGCCGACATCGCCGACGCCCTCGAAGATGCCGCGTCGCGAGCGGACCGACGCGGCGCGTTTGCCGCGGCCGCCTCCGCACTCGAGCGGTCCGCCGAACTCGCTCCGGACGCCGACCAGCGCGCGCAGCGTCTGTCCCAGGCCGCCGAACGGGCCTGGCGCGCCAACCAACACGACCGTGCCGCCCGCCTTCTCGACCGCGCCGCCGCGGTCCCCACCACACCGGCCGTGCGCAGCACGACTGAATACCTGCGCGGCATGGCGCAATTGGCAGCAGGGATGTCGACAAGCGCTTACCGCATCGTCCGCGACGCCGCCGAAGGCCTGGCCGCCACCGACCCGGTCGGCGCCCTGCAGTTGTTGCTGTTCGCGGCGGAGGCGGCATCAAACGCCACAGACGTCGACGCCCTCGTGTCTGTGGGCTCCCTCGCGTCGGAACTGCGCTCCGGCGACACCGCCCGCGAACGGTTCTTCGTCGACATCCTGACCGGCACCGCCGACCACTTCGCGGGCCGGCCAGCCGGCGCGGTGGCACCGCTGCGCCGCGCGATCGCCGCCGCAGCTGACTTCACCGAACCCCCGCTGCTCATGGTCGCCGGGCGGGCCGGCCTCTACGTCGGTGACGACGAGGCCGCGCACCACTTCAGCAGCCTTGCAGTCGAACTCGCGCGCGTCGCAGGAGAGATCGGACTCATCCCGGTCGCGGGCGCGCGAGCCGGATTGGCCGACATTCTGGCGGGGCGCTGGGCCGCCGGCGAGGCCGCGGCCACTGAAGCCGTGGGCCTCGCCGACGCGATCGGCCAACCAACCATCGCCGGGCACGGACTGGCGTGCCTGGCCCTACACGCGGCGGTACGCGGCCACGTCGAGCAGTGTCAGGCCTACGCCGAGCGGGTGCTCGCCCTGGCCGCGAGCCGGCCGATGAGCTTCGTCGAGGACTGGGTTCGCTGGGCGCTCGGCGTCACGGAGCTCGCGCGCGAACGACCTCGCTCCGCATTCGAACGGCTCCGCGACATCCGCCACCCCGTGGTCATCGTGTTCTCGACCCTCGACCGAATCGAAAGCGCCGCCCGCGCAGACGAACCCGACACCGCGCAACGGTGGATCACCGAGCTCGACGACTACGCGACGGCCTCCGAGCAGCCGTGGGCGCTCGCCCGACTCGCGCACGGACGCGCACTGCTCGCCGACATGCCCGACGCACAAGGGTATTTCGACGCGGCGCTTGAGCATCACCGCTCGGCCAACCGTCCGTTCGAGCGGGCCCGCACACAGCTGGAGTACGGCGCGTCGCTGCGAAGGACCCGGCGCCGCACAGCCGCCCGAGAACACCTGCAGGCAGCGTTCGACACCTTCGACGCGCTCGGAGCCGACCCCTGGAGTGAGCGGGCACAGGTCGAACTGCGCGCCTGCGGCCAGAGCGTACGCAAGCGCGACGACACTGCGTCACAAAAGTTGACACCGCAGGAGACACAGGTGGCCGGCTTCGTCGCGCAGGGGCTGACCAACGCCGACGTCGCCGCCAAGCTGTTCCTGTCGCGACGAACCATTGACTTCCACTTGCGCAACGTCTTCACCAAACTCGGTGTCACGTCCCGCACCGAACTCGCACGGGTCCTCGCCGACGTCACGACACCGTGA
- a CDS encoding type VII secretion target, with amino-acid sequence MLVDPEILRAFAGQVDIAAADIGAVDVGGKTSSAGDALPGSTTQWAVGAVGKHFQQMATQLAENVTKMGQAVRGVGDTFEVADDALAGQFDGLF; translated from the coding sequence ATGCTGGTCGACCCGGAGATTCTGCGCGCATTTGCCGGTCAGGTGGATATCGCGGCGGCGGATATCGGCGCGGTCGACGTGGGCGGCAAGACTTCTTCCGCGGGCGATGCGCTGCCTGGCTCGACGACGCAGTGGGCGGTAGGGGCGGTGGGGAAGCACTTCCAGCAGATGGCGACGCAGCTGGCGGAGAACGTGACGAAGATGGGCCAAGCGGTGCGCGGCGTGGGTGACACGTTCGAGGTGGCGGACGACGCGCTGGCAGGCCAGTTCGACGGGCTCTTCTGA
- a CDS encoding WXG100 family type VII secretion target: MLPSRPTLRGWNPDALATSTDAVGAAAESVEGSVKGIDSACGRMPETQAWEGRSHEAASAMFGRANADATELSEYAHAVAAALRTGSSAIGGARSALLSKADAVDAGPLSVTDQWVVLIDPVKMSTEEFAELEKLAAAEQSAINKLLTAVGDADEDTANVVTAAGGRFGFVEAKPSGDPSRFLRRRRGRPTKSQTLGTRWGYSISRPCGMAIWRSRFVKSSNRRIRTAKRSPPSTCKTAVSR; this comes from the coding sequence ATGTTGCCCTCGCGTCCCACGCTGAGGGGCTGGAATCCCGACGCGCTCGCCACGTCGACAGACGCAGTCGGTGCTGCGGCCGAATCAGTCGAGGGATCGGTGAAGGGGATCGACAGCGCGTGCGGTCGGATGCCGGAAACACAGGCCTGGGAGGGGCGCTCCCACGAGGCGGCGAGCGCGATGTTCGGGCGAGCGAACGCGGACGCCACGGAGCTGTCCGAGTACGCCCACGCCGTCGCTGCGGCATTGCGGACGGGAAGCTCGGCGATCGGAGGAGCCAGGTCGGCGCTTCTGAGCAAGGCTGACGCGGTCGACGCAGGGCCGCTGAGCGTGACCGATCAATGGGTGGTGCTGATCGATCCGGTGAAGATGTCGACTGAGGAATTCGCCGAGCTGGAGAAGCTCGCGGCAGCGGAGCAGAGCGCCATCAACAAACTGCTGACCGCGGTCGGAGACGCGGATGAGGACACAGCCAATGTCGTGACGGCAGCCGGCGGGCGATTCGGGTTCGTCGAAGCCAAGCCCTCGGGGGATCCTTCGCGATTCCTACGGCGCCGCAGAGGCCGCCCGACCAAGTCCCAAACCCTCGGGACCCGATGGGGATACTCGATCAGCAGGCCCTGCGGAATGGCGATATGGCGGTCACGGTTCGTGAAGTCGTCGAATCGGAGAATTCGCACGGCGAAGAGGTCACCACCGTCTACATGCAAGACGGCAGTAAGCAGGTGA